One region of Callithrix jacchus isolate 240 chromosome 16, calJac240_pri, whole genome shotgun sequence genomic DNA includes:
- the TMEM276 gene encoding transmembrane protein 276 has product MAPKPGVEWNTALSHLVLGVVSLHAAASTAQASRGAAAGFLLQVLAAATMLAPGLSTHEDCLAGAWVATVIGLPLLAFDFHWVNGDRSSANLLLGGGMVLAVAGGHLGPEGRSVAGQAMLLVVAVTILIVAVFTANTYGMWGGAMLGVAGLLSRLEEDRLLLLPKEDICRWALAAGSWAYCRALHTQRLQWE; this is encoded by the exons ATGGCCCCCAAGCCGGGGGTTGAGTGGAACACAGCCCTGTCCCATCTGGTGCTAGGAGTGGTATCTCTGCACGCAGCCGCGAGCACAGCCCAG GCAAGTCGAGGGGCTGCTGCTGGCTTCCTGCTCCAGGTCTTGGCTGCCGCCACCATGCTGGCCCCAGGGCTGAGCACACATGAAGACTGTCTTGCTGGAGCCTGGGTGGCCACCGTCATCGGCCTGCCCCTTCTGGCCTTCGATTTCCACTGGGTGAATGGAGACCGCTCCTCTGCCAACCTGCTCCTGGGAGGAGGCATGGTGCTAGCAGTGGCTGGAGGCCATCTCGGCCCTGAGGGCCGCTCTGTGGCTGGTCAGGCAATGCTGTTGGTGGTCGCAGTGACCATCCTCATTGTGGCTGTCTTCACAGCCAACACTTATGGGATGTGGGGGGGTGCGATGCTGGGTGTAGCAGGCCTCTTGAGCCGGCTGGAGGAGGACAGGCTGCTGCTGCTACCGAAGGAGGATATCTGTCGCTGGGCCCTGGCTGCAGGCAGCTGGGCTTACTGCCGGGCCCTGCATACACAGCGCCTGCAATGGGAGTGA